Within Deinococcus actinosclerus, the genomic segment AGGAGGACGCGCTGAAGATCGTGCAGGGCCTCGCGCCCCGCTACGAGGCGCACCACGGGGTGGTGTTCACCCCGGACGCGCTGGACGCGGCGGTGCGGCTGTCGGTGCGGCACCTGCGCGACCGCTTCCTGCCGGACAAGGCCATCGACGTACTGGACGAGGCGGGCGCGGCGCGCAGCAGCGCCGGGACAGGCGGCACTATCGACGTGCCGGACATCGAGGGCACGGTGGCGCGCATGGCGCGCGTCCCACTGGGCGCCGTGAAGGCCGAGGAGGTCACGTCCCTGGCGACGCTGGAGGCCGACCTCAGGGCGCGGGTGTTCGGGCAGGACGCGGCGGTGGGCGCCGTGGCGAGCGCCGTGAAGCTGGCCCGCGCGGGCCTGCGCGACCCAAACAGACCGCAGGGGGCGTTCCTGTTCGCCGGGCCGACCGGGGTGGGCAAGACCGAACTGGCCCGCGCGCTGGCCGAGCGGCTGGGCATTCGCCTGGCGCGGTTCGACATGAGCGAGTACCAGGAGGCGCACACGGTTGCGCGCCTGATCGGGGCGCCCCCCGGGTACGTGGGCTTCGATCAGGGCGGCCTGCTCACCGACGCGGTGGCGAAGCATCCGCACGCGGTGCTGCTCCTCGACGAGATCGAGAAGGCCCACCCGGACGTGTACAACGTGTTCCTGCAGCTCATGGATCACGGGACGCTGACCGACCACACCGGGAAGAAGGTGGACGGGCGCGGCCTGATCCTGGTGTTCACCACGAACGCCGGCGCCGCCGACGCCTCGCGGCCCGCGCTGGGCTTCGGGCGCACGGGCCGCGCGGGCGAGGAGGCGGAGGCTGTGAAGCGGACGTTCACGCCGGAGTTCCGCAACCGCCTAGATGGGGTGCTGCACTTCGCGCCGCTGTCGCCGGAGGTGATGGGCGGCGTGGTGGACAAGTTCGTGCGGGAATTGCAGGTGCAGCTGGAGGAACGCCGCGTGACCCTGACCGTGACCCCGGCGGCGCGCGCGCGGCTGGCGGCGCTGGGGTACGACCCGCTGATGGGCGCGCGGCCGCTGGCGCGCGTGATCGAGGCGCAGCTCAAGCGGCCGCTGGCCGACCTGATGCTGTTTGGCCGCCTGAAAGGTGGGGGGCGCGTGCGGGTGGGCGTCAAGGACGGGAGCTTTACGTTCACTTAATTTCGCGTGCTGGACGTAAAGATTCCCTGGGATTGTCCTCACATGAGAACCGCCGGAAATCGGGAAGATGACAGGCATGAAACCCACCCTGCTGGCCCTTCTGACTGCTGCCCTCCTCGCCTCCTGCGCGCCGAAGACCGAGTCCACCGAGACCTCCACCGACGGCACCACCACCACCACCACCACGGACACCGGCGTCGCCGCCGACAGCACCCTGAACAACGGTGACACCGCCAACGCCAGCGAAGAAGCCGACATGGCAGCCGGCGACGGCCTCGAAGGCATGGTCATGAACTTCGACGGCACCGCCAAGACCTTCGGTCTGAACGAAAACGACAAGAACTACAACGTCAGCGTGACCGACACCACCACCTATGAGGGTAGCGCCACCACCGCCGACGAGTTCTTCGGCACTGACCGCAACGACGCCAACGTGTCCGTCGAAGGCGAGATCAACGGCGAGAGCCTCGTCGCCAGCAAGATCACCCTGAACTAAACCACCCCACACGCCAGGGCCGGGTTCCTACAGGAGCCCGGCTTTGGCATGACGCTACGCTGGGCAGATGACCGACGTGCTCATCCGCCCGGCCCATCCGTTTGATGCGGCGTTCGCCGTTCCGCTGATCCAGGCGACCATCGGGCCCATCGGGCTGGCCCTGACCAGCGCCTCTGCCAGCGTGGAGGCCGAGCGGGCCCTGCTGGGCTTCTACCCGCTGCGGGGCAACCGCCTGAGTTTCGAGCATCAACTGATCGCCCAGTCGCCCACCGGGGAGGGGCTGGGCCTGATCCTCGCGTACCCGGGCGAGCACGCCGAGGCGCTGGATGATCCGTTCCGCGAACGGCTCCGCGCCCTGGGCCTGCCGGGGCGCATCGAGTCCGAGGGCACGCCCGGCGAACTGTACGTGGATACCCTGGCGGTCACGGAGACCGCGCGGGGACGCGGGATCGGCACCCGGCTGCTGGACGCGGCGGCCGATGGCGCCGTGGCGCTGGGGCTGAACCGGGTCGGCCTCCTCGTCGAGGACGGCAACCCGGCCGCGCGCCTGTACGACCGACAGGGCTTCCGTCCGGCGGGCACCCGCCGGCTGGCGGGCGGCACGTACACGCATCTGGTCCGCGACCTGACCTGAGCGTCCCCCTTCCGACTGATCCACGGTGGGGGCGGCGGGCGGTATGCTCCGCGCGTGCGCACTCCGGTTGTCGTTGGTCTGGTCGTCCTGGCGGGCGTGGTGGCGGTCGTGTCGCCCGCCGCGCCGTTTCTCGCGCGGTACGGCACGCTGCCGCGCAAGGCCGAGGGGCCGGTGAATCTGGTGCTGGCCGGCGTGGACGTCGCTTACGATGACCGCTCGGCCGTGTGGCCGTGGCCGGCCAAGGCGGAAACCTTCTCGACCCGGACCGACACGCTGATGCTCGCGCAGGCCTGGCCGGACGGGCGCGTGAACATGCTCAGCATCCCCCGCGACTCCTGGGTGAACCTGCCCAAAGCCGGCTGGGGCAAGATTAACGGCGCGAACGTGCATGGCGGCCCGGAGCTCCTCATGCGGGCCGTGCAGGACCTGACGGGCCTGCCGGTGGACGGATACGCGCTGCTCAGCCTGAACGCCGTACCCGCCCTGACGGACGCGGCGGGCGGCGTGACGGTGGATGTGGGACAGGCCATGAAGTACGACGACAACGCCGGGAAGCTGCACATCGACCTGAAGCCCGGTCGGCAGCGCCTCAGTGGCGAGCAGATGGTGGGCTTCCTGCGCTTCCGGCACGACAACCTGGGCGATATCGGCCGGATCGCGCGGCAGCAGCAGTTCGTGGGGGCGCTGGGCGCGCAGGTGCGTAGCCCGCTGAACGTGTGGCGGCTCCCGCTGATGGTCGCGGCGGTGGACCGCAACATGAAGTCGAACCTGACCCGCGCGCAGGTGGCGGCGCTGATGGGCGCGGGCCTGAGCGGCGTGAAGATCAAGACGCATCAGGTGCCCGGTAATTTCGGGTACCGGGGCGCGGCGAGTGTCTGGGAGGTGGACCGCGCGGCGCTGGGCGCGCTCATCGCCAGGGAGTTCCGTGACCCGAACGATCCGCGGTCGCTGGGCGTGGCGGTCGTGAACACCGACGCCCCGGACGGCAGCGCCCGCCGCCTGAAGGAGCGGCTGGAGGGCCTGGGCTACGCGAACGTCTGGATCGTGAACGAGCCGCGCGGCCCGGCCAGGACCACCGCGTCGGGCGCGGCGGCGGCGCGGGTGCTGCGTGACGTGGGCTTCGGGACGGTCAGCGAGCAGCCCCTGGCCTCCGGGGCGGACGTGACCGTGCGGCTGGGCTCGGATACACCCGCGCCCTGAGGACGGGAGCGCAGGGCGCGGGGGAGCCGGTCATGGCTCCCCTCGCCTGTCTGCTTGTGCCCACTTGATCTGAAACGATTCAGACCGTACTGTGCTGGGCATGACCTCCTCCCTGACCGGCGAGCTGAAGTGGTGGCAGAGCGGCATCATCTACCAGATCTACCCCCGTTCCTTCCAGGACGACAGCGGCGACGGCGTGGGCGACCTGCGCGGCATCACCCGCCGCCTGCCGTACGTGGCGAGCCTGGGCGTGAAGGCCGTGTGGCTCTCCCCCATCTTCAAGAGCCCCATGCGCGACTTCGGCTACGACGTCGCCGACTACTGCGACATCGACCCGCTGTTCGGCACGCTGGAGGACTTCGACGCCTTCGTGGCCGAGGCGCACCGCCTGGACCTGAAGGTCATGCTGGACTACGTGCCCAACCACTCGTCCAGTGACCACGCGTGGTTCCAGGAGGCACTGACGGGCAAGGGCAGCGCGAAACGCGACTGGTACGTGTGGCGCGACCCGGCCGAAGGCGGCGGCCTGCCGAACAACTGGAAGTCCTTCTTCGGCGGGCCCGCCTGGACGCTGGACGAGGCCAGCGGGCAGTACTACCTCCACCAGTTCCTGCCCAGCCAGCCGGACCTGAACTGGCGCAACCCGGCCGTGCGGCAGGCGATGTTCGACGCGCTGCGCTTCTGGATGCGCCGCGGCGTGGACGGCTTCCGCGTGGACGTCATCTGGCTGCTGGCCGAGGACGACCGCTACCTGGACGAACCCGAGAACCCCGACTGGCAGCCCGGGCAGCCCGAACACTGGAGCCTCCTGCACCCCTACACCCAGGACCAGCCGGAGACGCACGAGTACATCCGCGAGATGCGCGCCGTGCTGGACGAGTTCGATGACCGCATGATGGTCGGCGAGATCTACCTGCCGGTCGAGCAGCTCCTGCCGTACTCCGGCACGGAGGACGCGCGGATGGTGCACCTGCCATTCAACTTCCACCTGATCCTGATGCCCTGGACGGCCGGGGACGTGCGGCGCTTCACGGACAGCTACGACGCGGCGTGCCTCGCGGCGGGCGCGTGGCCGAACTGGGTGCTCGGCAACCACGACCAGCACCGCTTCCGCAGCCGGGTCGGCGACGCGCAGTACCGCGTGGCTCAGACCCTCCTGCTGACCCTGCGCGGCACGCCCACCGTGTACTACGGCGACGAGATCGGCATGCACGACGTCGAGATTCCCGCCGACCGCATCGTGGACCCCGCCGCGCTGCAACAGCCCGACAGCCCCGAGGCGGGCCGTGACCCGGAACGCACCCCCATGCAGTGGGACGCTGGCGTGAACGCGGGCTTCAGCGCGGAGGGCACGATCCCCTGGCTGCCCATCGCGGATGACTGCGCCACCCTGAACGTCACCGCGCAGGAGGGCGACCCGGCCAGCGACCTGAACTACTTCCGCGCGCTGACCCGCCTGCGCCAGGAACACCCCGCGCTGATCGGCGGCACGTACCGCAGCGTGGACGCCCCCGATGACGTGTTCGCCTTCGTCCGCGAGGAGCATGGCGAGACCCTGACCGTCCTGCTGAACTTCGGCGCGCAGACCCACGACCTCGGCGCCCTGGCAGGCGGCGAGACCCTCCTGAGCAGCCTGGGAGACCAGCCCGCGAGCGGCGCGGCCCTGCGCCCGAACGAGGCCCGCATCCTGCGGGGGTAGTGGGAAGGAGGCAGTGGGGAGTGGGAAAAACAAAGAGGGGGGGAGGTTGTCGGGTGACAGCCTCCCCCCCCCTCTGCTGCTATGGCACGCGGGGGTGGATGTTCGCGCTGATCGCATCGGCGCTGTACAGGCACCCGTAGGGATACACCGTGACGCGACCGCCGTCGTGACTCGTCAGTTCACCCCGCACCTGCCACAGCTCCGGGGTGAGGGCCTTCACGCCGGTCAGCCGGTTGGACTGCTCTGCTTCTCTGCGCCGTGATACTGCTTGGCCAGGACGAGGCGCGCGGAGCTCACGCACCGCTGCGTGATCACCTTCGGCTCGGGCAGGGGGGCAGTCACCGCAGGGGGCGGCGCCGTCCTCGCACCACGCTTCGCCCGCAGTCCAGCCCCGAGCGTCACGGCCAGCAGGACGCACGCCAGCACCACACCCAGCCTCTGCATCGTCGTCATCCCAGCCTCCGATCAGGAGGGGTGGGCTCCGTCACCGGACGAAGCCCACCCCTCCAGTGCCCACGTCCAGCGTCAGGTCGCGCGGCGGGCCTGCATGACCTTCAGCAGGACGGGCACGATGCTGATCACGACGACGCCCCCCACGATGAGCAGGATGTAGCGGTCGAGGTGGGGAATGCGGTCGCCCAGGAAGTACCCCAGCGCGGGCACGCTGACCCCCCACAGCAGGGCGCCGAGGATGTTGTACAGCGTGAACGGCACCAGGGGCATGCGGCTCACGCCCGCCATGGTGGGGACCAGGGTGCGCACGACCGGCACGAAGCGCGCCAGGACGACGGCCAGCCAGCCGTAGCGGGTGAAGAACAGCTCGGCGCGGGTCACGTACTCGGGTTTGAAGTACCGGGCGTCCTGGTTGGCGAACACGCGCGGCCCGAACTTCCCGCCGATAAAGTACCCGGCGACGCACCCCAGGATCGCGCCCGCCACGACGGCCGCCATGATCCCCCCGAGACTCAGGGCGCCCCCGGCGGCGAGGACCCCGGCGGCCAGCAGCAGGGTGTCGCCCGGCAGGAAGAAGCCCAGCAGCAGTCCGGTCTCGGCGAAGACGATGGCGAAGAGCCCCACGTAGGACGCGGAGAGGATCAGGCTGGTCAGGTCGTGCATACCCGATCAGGCTAGCGTGCCGGGTTGCACCCGCGCGTCACTCGCAGGATGGAGGGCGCGCTTCATGAAGGCCCCCGCGCCGCTGCGGGGCGGCCCTCAGCGCGCGCGGAGGTTGGTGGTGTTCCCGGCGGTGTCGGTGACCACGATGTCGGCCCAGATGCCGGTCGTCTCGGCGTAGAACTCGACCTCCTTGCCGGGCGTGATGTTCAGGCGGTTGCCGTCCACGCTGACCTGCGCGACGCGGACGTTGTCGCTGGCGACGCCGGACACGCGGATCACGTTTCCGCTGCGCTCGAAGCGGGTGACCTTCACGGTGGGCCGCGTGGGATCGACACTGACGGGCAGCACCAGTTTCGCCGCGTTCCCGGCGGCGTCCCGGGCGGTGATGGTGTACTGCCCGGTGGGCGTGGACAGCACCGCCTGGAACTGGAAGCGGGCGATCTTGCGGCTGCCGGGCTGGATGGGGATGCTCTTGCCGTCCACCTGAATGTCGGTGACGCCGGTGTCGTCGAGGACGTAGCCCTGGACCAGGAAGCCGTTGGCGCTTCGGGTCGCGCCGGTATCGGTGACGCTGATCCGGGGCGTGAAGTTGTCGGCCGTGCGGGCGCAGCTGCCCAGCGCGAGGATCAGGCTGGCTCCCAGCAGGGCGAGGATGGGGGAGCGGCGCATACAGGGCAAGTATACCCGCCGCGTGGGCGGGCCTGGACCGGAGCGCGGCGCAGACCGGCGCGGCCGCGCGGACCGGGATGACGGTGGGCGGCGCGGGTGGCGCTTAGAATGCCGGGCGTGAATTCGTCCGCCTCATCATCCGCTGCCGCAGCCGGCTCCGCGCCGCGCGTGTCGGCGTTCATTCCGGAGGGCACGCGCGACGTGCTGCCGCCCGAGTGGGCGCAGCGCGAAGCGATCCGCGCGCAGCTGTCCGGCCTGTTTTCCCGCTGGGGCTACCGGGGCGTGGAGGTCCCCGCCCTGGAGTACGCCAGCGCGCACCATCCGCAGGACGCCGTGGCGTTCAAGCTGATCGACTCGGGCGGGCAGGTGCTCTCGCTGCGCAGCGAGTTCACGACCGCCGTGGGCCGCCTGGTGCGCACGCGCTACCCGCACGGGCCGTTCCCGCTGCGGCTGCAGTACTCGGGGCGGCTGTGGCTGCGCGCGCAGAACAGCGAGCTGGGCCGCCTGCGCGAGTTCAATCAGCTGGGCGTGGAACTGATCGGCGTGGAGTCCGCCCGTTCGGACGCGGAGCTGCTGCATCTGGCGGCGGCGGCGCTGCGTGAGGTCGGGGTGGGCGCGGCGCTGGAGGTCGGGTACCCGGGCTTCGTGGACGCCGTGCTGGAGGACGCCGGGCTGCACGGCGCGGCGCGGGCGGCGCTGCATGACGCGATCGACCGCAAGAGTGGCGCGGACGTGGACCTGCTGTGCGGCCAGTTCGGGCTGGGCGGCGAGACGCGCCGCACCCTGCACGCCCTGACGGACCTGTACGGCGGCCCCGAGGTACTCGACGCCGCGCAGGCGCTGGCGCAGGGCACGCGCGCGCACGAGGCGGTGGCGCACCTGCGGCGCGTGGCCGCGCTGTACGCGGGGCCGCTGCTGTTCGACCTGGGCGTCAGCCGCCGCTACGACTACTACACCGGGCTGACCTTCCGCGCGTACGCGCCGGGCCTGAACCAGCCGGTGCTGGGCGGGGGCCGCTACGCGCTGGAGGGCGGCCTGCCGGGCGCGGGCTTCGCGCTGGGCCTGGAACGCCTGATGCGCGCCCTGGCCGGCGACCTGCCCCCCGAACCGGAACTGGTGCTGGCGCTGGACCTCGCGGCGGCCGAGGCGGCGCGCGCGCAGGGCCTGCACGCGGAACTCGCCTGGACGGACGACCGGGCTGACTTGCAGGCGTTCAGCGCGGCGCGCGGCATCCGCCGCTGGGCCTACACCGACGGCGGCACGCTGATCTTCCAGCCCGCCACGGAGGTGACGCTGTGACCCCCGCCCCCACCCGGGACCCCGGGCACCTGACCCTGGCGCTGCCCAAGGGCCGCATCCTGGAAGACGCCATCGCGCTGCTCTCGCAGGCGGGCCTGCCGCTGACCATGCCCGAGAAATCCCGCGCGCTGCGCCACGAGTTCCCCGGCGTGACGG encodes:
- a CDS encoding DedA family protein, producing MHDLTSLILSASYVGLFAIVFAETGLLLGFFLPGDTLLLAAGVLAAGGALSLGGIMAAVVAGAILGCVAGYFIGGKFGPRVFANQDARYFKPEYVTRAELFFTRYGWLAVVLARFVPVVRTLVPTMAGVSRMPLVPFTLYNILGALLWGVSVPALGYFLGDRIPHLDRYILLIVGGVVVISIVPVLLKVMQARRAT
- a CDS encoding LCP family protein, with amino-acid sequence MRTPVVVGLVVLAGVVAVVSPAAPFLARYGTLPRKAEGPVNLVLAGVDVAYDDRSAVWPWPAKAETFSTRTDTLMLAQAWPDGRVNMLSIPRDSWVNLPKAGWGKINGANVHGGPELLMRAVQDLTGLPVDGYALLSLNAVPALTDAAGGVTVDVGQAMKYDDNAGKLHIDLKPGRQRLSGEQMVGFLRFRHDNLGDIGRIARQQQFVGALGAQVRSPLNVWRLPLMVAAVDRNMKSNLTRAQVAALMGAGLSGVKIKTHQVPGNFGYRGAASVWEVDRAALGALIAREFRDPNDPRSLGVAVVNTDAPDGSARRLKERLEGLGYANVWIVNEPRGPARTTASGAAAARVLRDVGFGTVSEQPLASGADVTVRLGSDTPAP
- a CDS encoding AAA family ATPase, with the protein product MIGDHLQVTIGRAADYAREAGHELVTLEHLLLALTHDPEAREALLAVGVDVERLREDLQGLLAEFEAVPDAEPDFTLGVHRVVEGAVLQLHASGKGHEVADGARVLVELLEEPDSPARAALEARGASRLDVLSFVSHGAAKVPGRDRERRVDGVDGPAPEAAPEEADPLEAYAADLTAQARAGAFDPVIGRVAELERVVHVLARRGKNNPVLVGEPGVGKTALAEGLAQRIVDGEAPGFLRGASVFALDLGALLAGTRYRGDFEARLKAVLAALDGQNAVLFIDELHTLVGAGATEGGSVDAANLLKPALARGKLRVLGATTPAELRHLEKDRALWRRFQTVEVPEPGEEDALKIVQGLAPRYEAHHGVVFTPDALDAAVRLSVRHLRDRFLPDKAIDVLDEAGAARSSAGTGGTIDVPDIEGTVARMARVPLGAVKAEEVTSLATLEADLRARVFGQDAAVGAVASAVKLARAGLRDPNRPQGAFLFAGPTGVGKTELARALAERLGIRLARFDMSEYQEAHTVARLIGAPPGYVGFDQGGLLTDAVAKHPHAVLLLDEIEKAHPDVYNVFLQLMDHGTLTDHTGKKVDGRGLILVFTTNAGAADASRPALGFGRTGRAGEEAEAVKRTFTPEFRNRLDGVLHFAPLSPEVMGGVVDKFVRELQVQLEERRVTLTVTPAARARLAALGYDPLMGARPLARVIEAQLKRPLADLMLFGRLKGGGRVRVGVKDGSFTFT
- a CDS encoding alpha-amylase family glycosyl hydrolase encodes the protein MTSSLTGELKWWQSGIIYQIYPRSFQDDSGDGVGDLRGITRRLPYVASLGVKAVWLSPIFKSPMRDFGYDVADYCDIDPLFGTLEDFDAFVAEAHRLDLKVMLDYVPNHSSSDHAWFQEALTGKGSAKRDWYVWRDPAEGGGLPNNWKSFFGGPAWTLDEASGQYYLHQFLPSQPDLNWRNPAVRQAMFDALRFWMRRGVDGFRVDVIWLLAEDDRYLDEPENPDWQPGQPEHWSLLHPYTQDQPETHEYIREMRAVLDEFDDRMMVGEIYLPVEQLLPYSGTEDARMVHLPFNFHLILMPWTAGDVRRFTDSYDAACLAAGAWPNWVLGNHDQHRFRSRVGDAQYRVAQTLLLTLRGTPTVYYGDEIGMHDVEIPADRIVDPAALQQPDSPEAGRDPERTPMQWDAGVNAGFSAEGTIPWLPIADDCATLNVTAQEGDPASDLNYFRALTRLRQEHPALIGGTYRSVDAPDDVFAFVREEHGETLTVLLNFGAQTHDLGALAGGETLLSSLGDQPASGAALRPNEARILRG
- a CDS encoding GNAT family N-acetyltransferase — its product is MTDVLIRPAHPFDAAFAVPLIQATIGPIGLALTSASASVEAERALLGFYPLRGNRLSFEHQLIAQSPTGEGLGLILAYPGEHAEALDDPFRERLRALGLPGRIESEGTPGELYVDTLAVTETARGRGIGTRLLDAAADGAVALGLNRVGLLVEDGNPAARLYDRQGFRPAGTRRLAGGTYTHLVRDLT
- the hisZ gene encoding ATP phosphoribosyltransferase regulatory subunit — its product is MPEGTRDVLPPEWAQREAIRAQLSGLFSRWGYRGVEVPALEYASAHHPQDAVAFKLIDSGGQVLSLRSEFTTAVGRLVRTRYPHGPFPLRLQYSGRLWLRAQNSELGRLREFNQLGVELIGVESARSDAELLHLAAAALREVGVGAALEVGYPGFVDAVLEDAGLHGAARAALHDAIDRKSGADVDLLCGQFGLGGETRRTLHALTDLYGGPEVLDAAQALAQGTRAHEAVAHLRRVAALYAGPLLFDLGVSRRYDYYTGLTFRAYAPGLNQPVLGGGRYALEGGLPGAGFALGLERLMRALAGDLPPEPELVLALDLAAAEAARAQGLHAELAWTDDRADLQAFSAARGIRRWAYTDGGTLIFQPATEVTL